From the genome of Sediminibacter sp. Hel_I_10:
ATTGTTTATTAATGGGTTACCCATAGTCACTATGGAACTTAAAAACCATTGGACTGGACAAAATGCAAGGGTTCATGGACAACATCAATACAAAACCCAACGCGATACCAAACAACCTTTATTACAATTTGCACGTTGCGTAGTGCACTTTGCGGTAGACACAGACGAAGCGTTTATGACCACCAAGTTAGATGGAAAAAACACCTTTTTCTTGCCATTTAACAAAGGAAACAAACACGGGAAAGGCAATCCAGAAATACCTAAAGGTGAAATGGGTCATCGCACCAATTATTTATGGCATGAGGTATTTACCAGAGAAAGTCTGGCAAATATCATTCAGCATTTTGTGCGTTTAGATGGCAAAAAGAAAGACCCGCTACAATCCAAAACCTTATTTTTTCCGCGTTACCATCAAATGGATGTGGTACGCAAAATTATTGAAGACGCCGGTAAAAAAGGCGTAGGACAAACGTACTTGATTCAACATTCTGCAGGTTCAGGAAAATCTAATTCTATTACTTGGGCTGCTTATCAACTTATAGAAACGTATCCAGATAACGATACGGTGCCTGGTAGTAAAGGGATAGAACAGCCTTTGTTCGATTCGGTCATTGTGGTGACTGATAGACGATTGTTAGACAAACAAATACGTGATAACATTGCCGATTTTTCCGAGGTAAAAAACATCATAGCACCAGCATATTCCTCTAAAGAATTAAGGGATAGCTTAGAACAAGGTAAAAAGATAATTATTACTACCATACAGAAGTTTCCGTTTATTATCGACGGGATTGCAGATCTAAGTGAAAAGCGTTTCGCAGTTATTATTGACGAAGCCCACAGTAGTCAAAGTGGTTCTGCTCATGATAATATGAATAGAGCTATGGGACAGCAAATTTATGAGGAAGAGGAAACTGATGCACAGGATAAAATAGTTCAGGCCATGCAATCACGTAAAATGCGTGGTAACGCTAGTTATTTGGCATTTACAGCCACACCAAAACCAATTACATTAGAAAAGTTTGGAGTAAAAGATAATGAAGGTAAATTCAAACCGTTTCATTTATACTCCATGAAACAAGCGATTGAAGAGGGTTTCATTTTAGATGTGTTGGCTAACTACACTACATTAAAGAGTTATTACGAAATAGAGAAATCTATAGAGGAAAATCCATTATTTGATTCAACAAAGGCCCAGAAAAAATTACGGTCTTATGTAGAGCAACATCAGCAAACTATCAACACAAAAGCAGAGATTATACTCGACCATTTTATTCCAAAAATAGTAAATCAAAAGAAGCTCAAAGGAAAAGGAAAAGCAATGGTTATAACCCAAAGTATTGAATCTGCTATTCGCTATTATCAATCCTTGCTACGTATTTTAAAAGATAAAGGCAATCCCTTTAAAATTGCCATTGCATTTTCGGGAACAAAAAAAGTAGATGGGATTGAGTATACTGAAGCCGAGATGAATGGTTTTGCCGAAAAGGACACGCGGCATAAGTTTGATGAAGACGATTATAGAATTTTAGTGGTCGCTAATAAATACTTAACAGGCTTTGACCAGCCGAAATTGTGTGCAATGTATGTAGATAAAAAATTGCAGGGCGTATTGGCAGTGCAAGCATTATCGCGATTAAACAGAGCAGCAACAAAATTAGGTAAGAAGACCGAAGATGTTTTTGTGTTGGATTTTTTCAACTCAACAGACGACATAAAGAGTTCATTTGATCCATTTTACACAGCAACTTCTTTAAGTGAAGCAACAGATGTAAACGTATTGCATGAGTTAAAAACCATACTAGATTATGTTGGCGTTTATGAATGGAGTGAAGTAGAACATTTTAACGAACTATTTTTCAACAAGGTGAATGCGCAAGTATTGAGCCCCATCATAGAAAGAGCAGCAGAGCGTTTTATAAATGAACTAGAATTAGAAGACGATGATAAAGCAGACTTTAAAATTAAAGCCAAACAGTTTGTCAAAATTTATGGCCAAATGGCTTCCATAATGCCTTACGAAATTGTGAATTGGGAAAAACTTTTTTGGTTTTTAAAATTCTTAATACCAAAATTAACCGTAAAACCAGATGCTATTGATGGTTTGGATGAACTACTGGAGTCGGTAGACTTATCGACGTATGGTCTAGAACGTGTAAAATTGAATCAAAGTATTGGTTTAGATGATACAGAGAGTGAAGTAACCCCTCAAAACCCGAATCCAAGAGGAGCCCATGGATCCGAAGAAGAACAAGATCCTTTAGATTTAATTATCAATAGTTTTAATGAACGTTGGTTTCAGGGTTGGGAAGCTACTCCAGAGGATCAAAGAGTGAAATTTATTAATCTTACAAAATCTATTCAAGCACATCCTGATTTTCAATCTAAGGTTGCCGAGAACTCAGATCAACAAAACAAGGATTTAGCCTTTAAAAAAATATTGGATGAGGTCATGTCAAAGCAGCGTAAACAAGAATTGGACCTTTATCGTTTATACGCTAAAGACGATACTTTTAAGCAAGCTTTTCTAGATACCATGAAACGGATGGCGAGCGCCTCGTAGTTGCTATATTTTTGAATTAGGACAGACAAAGTTTCCCTCTTCCTTTAAAACATCATAGGTTTTAGCTTATCTCACAATTTGATTCAGCTGATGACTATATACCCATGGCTATGACCCTTTTCAAATCACTAACGATTTTTATAGCTTCAACAGGCTTATGAAAGCGATTCATCAATAGAATTTCATCGGGTCTAGTGCTAGAGGAGTATTGTTCCCTAAATCTAATGTTTTTCAAAAAAAAATCATAAAACCAATACTAAAGACTGTTAACAGCACCACCCAAGCGCCGATAATTGAGTATCTTGTAAGCACAACAAAACAAAAGCAATCCACTTGATAGAAATGGCGATACCATTGTGATCAGCACCTATGGGTAACCTGCCAGCAAGTGCCATTGCACACTCTATAATTTAAAACAAACGAAGCTATGAGTACATTAAGATTAGGCGACGAAGCGCCAAACTTTACAGCACAAACCACAGAAGGTGAGATCAATTTTCACGATTGGTTAGGAGAGGGATGGGGCATACTCTTTTCGCACCCAGCAGACTATACACCCGTGTGCACCACCGAACTGGGTACTGTGGCCAGATACAAACCCGAATTCGACAAAAGAAACGTCAAGGTCATCGCCCTCAGTGTCGATGGTCTAGAATCTCATAAAGGCTGGATAAAAGACATTAACGAAACCCAACATACCACGGTGAATTTCCCCATCATTGCCGATGAAGATAAAAAGGTGTCTAAGTTGTATGACATGATTCATCCCAATGCAGACAGCCAACATACGGTAAGATCGGTATTTGTGATTGGTCCAGATAAAAAGATCAAGCTCACCATTACTTATCCTGCATCTACTGGGAGAAACTTTGATGAGCTCTTAAGAATCATAGATTCCTTACAATTAACGGCCTACCATAAAGTGGCAACCCCTGCCAATTGGAAATCTGGTGAAGATTGTGTGATTGTGCCTTCAGTGGCCGATGCCGATATTCCTAAGTTGTTTCCGAAAGGACATACGGAGGTGAAACCGTATTTGAGAGTAACGCCTCAGCCAAATATGGACTAAGAGTCTTTTTTTAGAACACTTATAAATCATCCCGCAACTTGAAATCGTTGCGGGATTTTTTTGTGGTAAAGTGTTGTTTGTTATTGCGATTGAGGGGTGAGTGGGGGCAATCTTAATTTGTATGTTCTTTTTTGTGCCCAAAAAAGAACCAAAAAAGGCTTTTACGCTCGAAGGTATTTTCAATGGCTTTTCTGCGCCATTGAAACCAAAAACCATTTCCTAAATCGCTTCCAAGGCTTCAGCGATTTTTAACGGAAATGATTTTTTATACTGACGAGCGCTTTTCCGACGTTGTCGGAATGCTGTTGCGACGATGGTTCTTGTTTGATGTAGGTTGTGGTTTGTCTGCTGTGTTTTTGCTTAGTGATGTTTTATGGGCTAAACTGTTAGTCATTGCGAGTGAGGGGTAAGTGGGGGGCAATCTTAATTTGTATGTTCTTTTTTATGCCAAAAAAAGAACCAAAAAAGGCTTTTGCTCTCGAAGGTATTTTCAATGGCTTTACTGCGCCATTGAAACCAAGCCCCATTTCCTAAATCGCTTCCAAGGCTTCAGCGATTTTTGAAGGAAATGATTTTTTATACTGACGAGCGCTTTTCCGACGTTGTCGGAATGCTGTTGCGATGATGGTTCGTGTTTGGTATTGGTTGTGGTTTGTCTGCTGTGTTTTTGCTTAGTGATGCTTTAAGGGCTAAACTGTTAGTCATTGCGAGTGAGGGGTGAGTGGGGCAATCTTAATTTGTATGTTCTTTTTTGAGCCCAAAAAAGAACCAAAAAAGGCTTTTACGCTCGAAGGTATTTTCAATGGCTTTACTGCGCCATTGAAACCAAGACCCATTTCCTAAATCGCTTCCAAGGTTTCAGCGATTCTTAACGGAAATGGTTCTTTATACTGACGAGCGCTTTTCCGACGTTGTCGGAATTGTGTTGCGATGATGGTTCGTGTTTGGTATTGGTTGTGGTTTGTCTGTTGTGTTTTGCTTAGTGATTCTTTAGATCACTGCTCCTTAACAGAACCGTCCTTTCGCTGAAACATCGTATGAATCAATAACGAATGTGGCAAAGTTACCGCAGCTAAAAAGGAAAAGAATAAGGCGTTGAATATGGTAAGGTCCTTGAAGAGATAGTACAGCCCGAGCAAGCCTACAATAGAAATCAGCCAATAGGGCAGCGCTTTCTTAACGTAGGCCAGCACCGTGGCTTTATAAAACCCCTGGTACATAAAGGTCACTTGGTCATATAAGGAGGGCAGGCTATGCCAAAAGATAAAATAAATGGCAAAGCCCCAGATGAGGGACGAGACCTTAAAGATCACAGCAAACACCAAAAGATACACCAGTTCTAGGATGGCGCCGTCCCTAAAGTCTGGGTCGGTGATTAAGAGGTAAGCACTCAGTGCTATAAAAACACCGCTTACGGCGTAAAACAGCATGCTCAGCGCCGAAGCGGGTAGTGGTTGTTGAATAATTTCTTCTACAATACCCATCACTTCAGTACTGTTTAAAAGCAAAAGCAGACTTATGATAAAGAGGCCGTAGCCTACATAAAAGAAGTTCTTGATGGTTGCGCCTGTGTCAATGACCTTGTGCGTCCAGTGCTGTTCTCCAAAATGATAGGCACTACACAACACAAAAAGACCCAGCGCCACCATAGGGAGCCAGTGGAAGAGCATTAAGATAAGCAGTACTATAGAGACATAAATGCCGAGAATGAGCAAGTAGGGCAGTTTTGACTGAAATTTAGAGACCTTATCAAACAACACAATATCATTAGCGCCATGCAGTAATCCGAAGGAGAGAATGAGAAAAAATCCCAATAATAGTTCGAGCTCTGCCGTGAGGTAAGCCGATAGCCATAAACAGACGAAACTCGCTATTATTGATATATTTCTAAATTTTATGCTCATGATTTAGTGTTGTTGTAAAAATAACTCATTTTCAGTATTGAATTATCAATAGTTTTGTTTAACTTTATAAAAAAATAACTAAACAAAATTACCAATTAAATTCAACTATTATGAAAAACATGTTACTATTTGCGGATGTATCCAGTAAATTGGATCCAACAGATTACGTCGGGTTTACTTTTTTCGTAGGAAGTATGGCCATGATGGCTGCTTCGGCATTCTTTTTTCTTTCTTTAAGTCAATTTGACCGTAAGTGGCGTACCTCCATTTTAGTGTCTGGTTTGATTACTTTTATTGCAGCAGTACACTATTTTTACATGCGGGATTACTGGTTTGCCAACGCCGAGTCACCTACCTTTTTTAGATATGTAGACTGGTTGCTGACTGTGCCATTAATGTGTGTAGAGTTCTACTTAATCTTGAAAATCGCTGGCGCGAAACAATCGTTAATGTGGAAATTGATCTTTGCATCGGTTATTATGCTGGTAACAGGCTACTTTGGTGAAGCCGTGTTTATGGATGCTGCAGCTCTTTGGGGCGGTATCTCTGGTGCAGCGTATTTCTACATCGTTTATGAAATCTGGTTTGGAAGTGCTAAGAAATTGGCTGAAGCCGCTGGTGATGACGTTTTACGTTCTCACAAACTACTTTGCTGGTTTGTATTGGTAGGATGGGCCATTTACCCATTAGGCTACATGTTGGGTACCGAAGGATGGTACACAGCGTTAATAGGTTCTGGTAGTGTAGATGTGGTGTATAACATTGCAGATGCCATTAATAAAATTGGTTTTGGTTTAGTGATCTATGCCTTGGCCATTAAAAAACAAGAGGCAAACCCTTCATAATGTTTTAATCTCTTGTTGATTGAAAAAGCGTGATCCATGTCCAACGGTCACGCTTTTTGTTTTTATGTTTGCAGTGCCTATAGAAACAGCGACGTCTGTTTGATAAGAAATCGGCACCTTTGCACATGACTTTTACACTTCCCACAAGCATTTCAGCCCCAGCAAAACCTAAGCGTTTGGCTGTTAAGCTCACCTATAAAGGCGAAAACTACGTACAACAGGGACATCCTTGGGTGTTTTCAGACAGTATTGTTAAGATTAATGCAGATGCTAAAACTGGTGATCTGGCCATTATTTTTGCAAAGCGTAAAAATGCCATGATCGGGATTGGGCTTTATGATGCCGATTCGCCCATACGCATCAAGATGATCTACAGTTCCTCAGACCCTGTAAGCATTGACGCAGATTTCTTTCTTCGGAAAGTGCAACAGGCCTATCAAAAACGGCTTCCGTTATTGCAAACCGATACCAACAGTTACCGATTACTCTTTGGTGAGAATGATGATTTTCCATCTCTTATTGCCGATGTGTATGACAAGGTCTTGGTGGTAAAACTCTATTCTGAAATATGGCTCCCTTATTTAAACACGATTTTAGAACGCTTGGTTGAAGTCTCTCAAGTAGAGACCGTCGTTATGCGTTTGAGTCGTGGGCTACAACAGTCCCAATCTCATGGGCTTGAAGATGGGGCCGTGATCTATGGCAGTTTAAAGCATGAGGTAGTGCCTTTTGTGGAACATGGGGTGCAGTTTTCGGCCAACGTGATCAAGGGCCATAAAACGGGATACTTTTTAGACCATAGAGAGAATAGGAGGCAGGTAGGACTGCTCAGCAAAGGCAAGACCGTACTCGATGTGTTTTCTTATGCGGGCGGATTCTCGGTACATGCTCTTGCCAATGGCGCTACCGAAGTGACCAGTGTAGACATAAGCCATCATGCCTTAGAGATTGCCAAATATAACGGCACTTTAAATGCGCATACCGGTGCACATCACACTTTGGCTGGTGATGCTTTTAAACTCATGGCGCAGCTCATTTCCGAAGAACAAACCTTTGACGTGGTGGTGATTGATCCACCTAGTTTTGCCAAACAACAAAGTGAAGTGGTGCTTGCCAAAAAGAAATACGCACAATTGGCAGACCTTGGTGCCCAACTCACCGCTAAAAAAGGATTATTGGTACTGGCTTCTTGTTCCTCTAGAGTCCCGGCACAGGCTTTTTATGATATCAATGACCAGGTGCTTACCGCCACAGGCCGTGTGTATGATGTGCTGCAAAAAACGCAGCATGATGTTGATCACCCTATCGGTTTTGCAGAAGGGGCTTATTTAAAGTGCGGGTATTACCAATTTTTATAAGGGACGTTTGGGGTTGAGATGTTACGATTTCCTTATGCGTGCATAATAAAAAATGGTATCTTTACTTTTACTAAATGAACAAGCATGAGCACTAAATTAACCCAACTTCTTGGCATAACCCATCCTATTATCATGGCACCGATGTTTTTGGTGTCTAATGTGGCCATGGTCACCGAGGCGATGCATAGCGGTATTGCAGGTTGCATCCCCGCCCTTAATTATAGAACTTTGGAAGAATTAAGAGCAGCGGCACAACAGCTCAAGGCTAATAAAGTGCCCGGAGGCTCTTATGGGTTTAACTTGATTGTCAATAAATCGAATATCAAATATGATGACCAACTCACCGTGCTTTGTGAAGAAGGTTGCGATTTTATCATCACTTCTTTAGGAAGCCCTGAGGAAACCATTAAGCGTGCCCACGCGGCAGGCATTAAGGTGTTTTGTGATGTCACCGACCTTCGCTTTGCGAAAAAAGTGGACGATCTAGGCGCCGATGCGGCCATTGCCGTCAATAACGAAGCGGGTGGTCACCGTGGGAATATATCCCCCGAAGATTTGATTAAAGAATTGAACGCTCATTTGTCTATCCCTGTCATTTCTGCAGGAGGTGTGGGGTGTAAAGCCGATGTGGATGAAATGTTAGGCTATGGTGCCGAAGGCGTTTCCGTGGGGAGTCCGTTTATTGCTTCCGAAGAAGCCGAAGTCACCGATGAGTACAAGCAGGCCTGTGTAGATTATGGTGCCGATGACATTGTGATGACCGAACGTATTTCTGGAACCCCTTGTTCTGTCATCAATACACCATACGTTCAGAAAATTGGGACCAAGGCGACATGGATAGAAGGGATTCTTAATAAGAACAAGACCTTAAAGAAATGGGTGAAGATGATTCGGTTCTCCATAGGCATGAAAGCTACAGAAAAGGCGGCCACCCAAGCGACCTATAAAACGGTTTGGGTAGCAGGACCAAGTATTTCTCATACAAAGGGCGTTCTGCCCGTTCGAAAGATTGTTCAGCATTTGACGGTTTAAGCGTTATATGGTTAAAGAAAATTGTGATTAGGCTTTACCGCCTATGCAATTTGTAATACCTTTAATTGAACTTTAATCGTATTGTCCTTGAAACGAATTCTAAAACTCCTTCTTGCATTTGTATTATTGTTTATTGGCCTGGTGTATTGGTCGGTCTCTGGCGTCGATGAGACCTTTGGGCAGTGCCAGCTCTATGAACCTAAGACAGCAGAGGGTGTTGATTTTAAAACTTACGATTCCGTGTTGGTGGCTGCCAGTACGATTTATGATGCCAGTTTGGTAAAGCGCTTTATGCAAGGCAATAATTACCGAGATGCATGGGCAACGCCAACCGTAGTGCCGGTGTTGTATTTAGATACGCTTTATGGCGGTGTCACCATTGTAAAAGAGGGAGGAGGGCACCAAACCCATTCCCTAAAGCTAGAAGATTCCATTGGTACCGAGTATACGTTGCGGAGCATCAATAAAGATCCCACACCATTAATTCCAGAGATTGCACGTACCCTTAAACTAGAGAACGTTATTGTAGATGGAATTTCTGCGCAACATCCTTACGGAGCCATTTTAACGGCAGCCTTGGCCGATGCTGTAGATGTTTTACATACCCGACCTAAAGTGGTGTTCTTACCTAAACAACCTGGCTTAACTACGTATAACGATGCTTTTGGCGATCGGTTGTTTTTGTTGGAGTATGAGCCTAAGGGACCTAATAATTGGACCGATCTGGACAATGTCTTTGATATTGCAGACACCGATAATCTTCAAGAGCATAAACAAGAACTAGGAGCTGCGTTGACGGTTGATAAGCGTGCGGTAATCCGTGCCCGACTCTTTGACTTCTTGATAGGCGATTGGGACCGACATGCCAAACAATGGGGTTGGGTGGTACAAGATCTAGGTGACCGAAAAATCGCTAGACCCATTGCAGCAGATCGTGATAACGCCTTTTTTAGTAATGATGGGGTGTTGCCCAAAATACTGAGTAGCCGTTACCTCGTGCCTCGACTGCGGCCTTATGATGAGGATATTGATTTTATGGAAGGCTTGGTCTATCCCTTTGACCGCTACTTTTTAATTGATACCGATATGGCGCTTTTTACTTCGGAAGCGAAAGCACTACAACAGTTATTGACGGATGAGGTGATTGCCAATGCATTTAAAGTGTGGCCAGATCAAATTACCAAGTTAGATGCCGAAGCGATTACTAAAAAGCTCAAGCAACGTCGTGAGGATTTGGTAGATTATGCCAAAGCATATAAAGAAGAAATAGACCGTCAAGGGCTGGTGCATGAACCTCTAAAAGGTTCTGAAGACAAGGGCTTTCCTGAAGCATTGACCCGTTGTTTTGAATGTGGCGATCAATAATTGACGTACACCCAACCAAACTGCGCTTTGTAGTTAGGATCGTTTAGCTGAAGCAAATAAAAATAGGTGCCTACGGGTACTAAATTTCCGTGGTTATCGAGTCCGCGATTAACCAGACCTTCCCAACGTTTACTATTATCACCTTCAAAGATGAGGGTGCCGTAGCGGTTATAGATTTTAAGTTCATGCGCTTCAAACACATCATAAAGCCCTTGGATGTTGAACCAATCGTTGGTGCCATCACTATTAGGCGAAAACCCCTGAGGTACAATGGGCGGACAATTTTCTACAGACAATTCAAACGCATAACTGTCATAACAGGGTTCATTAGCGACTCTTGCATACACCGTTTGCGGATTGCTCTGCGATAGGTAATTGCTAGGATCTATAATATCAAAGGATGCGCTTTCTAGGTCGGCAAGGCTTTCGTAGAACAAGACGTCTGTACTTACGGTAATTTGCGCGTCTAACAGTGCTATTAAATCAAAGGTTCCAGAACCTAGGCCTTCATTACAAGCTGTTCCGCCCTCTAGGGTTTGTAATGATGGCGCCACAAGAAGTTGAAGTACTTGGGCATCGGTATTGTTAGTTTCATTATTTTCAACCACAACCCCTGCACCAGTACCATCATCATCTACCACAGCAGTTAAGGTAATACTATCTCCAACATCTATTGGTAGAAGAATCGACACCGAGCCATTTTCCGAAGCATTAATAGCAATACTATTTTGAGTGAACGCTTGTGCCACTAAATCGCCATTGATGTAAAAAGCGATGGGCGTATTGGCAGGAAGCGGGTCTGTACTGTTGGAATTATACACCGTATAATCTACATTAATGCTATCGTCTCCACAATTGACAAAAGTATCCGCCATAGTGATGGTGGCATCTGGCAATTGGCTGTTTAAAACGGTAATGATGTTATTGATCATTACAAAATCCTGACCAGACGTCAAGCTGATGGTCGCTGAGGTATCGCCAATATCGATGTTATTTTGAATGCTATAGACGTCGATATCCATATTGTACAAATCATTAGCCCCTGTAAAGCTATTGGTGCCATTAAAGGCGTTGTTTATAGGGTTGAGCGGTGGATTGCTTATGGCGTTTCCGTTAATAGACAGTTGTTCATTAACCGCAAGAGAAGAATCCCCTTCCCAAGCGATAAAGCCTATTTTGGCATCTTGATTGTCTAAAACGTTTAAATTATCTAAGGTGATGGTCAAGTTGGTTGGGACACTCTGTAGGCCATCATAAACGTTTAATTGATTGAGCGGTAAGGCATCATTTTCGTAAATGATCGTGATGGCCCATCCTGCAAAGTTGGTGCCTGATGGGCAGTAGGGACTTATGATGGAGGTTAGGTCAAATTCTGAAAGGGTATAATTGGTGCTCCCTTCGTCTTGAATAATAGGGGTAACATCGGCAAAGGCAGCAAAAAAGATGCGGTCGTCATCCAATGCATCACTAAAGGTGCGCTCTGCGGAAATGGGTACACCATTTAATAGCACGTCAAAATCCCCTGGACCAGAACCTGCCCAATAGAGGTAAGCGGCCACAATGTTTTCACCTGGATTTAAATTAAGATCTGCGGAAGATGAGGTAAAAATGACACAATTGGTTGAAGGCCCATTTTCGAGGGTGTTCAACGTATTTCCAATAGCCGTATAATCATAGCGTCCGTTAAACTGTTGGTACAGTTCAATGTCTTGACCATGAACGTAGGTGGTTATTATTAAGAGTAAAAGAAAGGACAGTTTGGTCATCCTCATGATTGGGTGCTTGATTGGGAGGATAAGTTACATAAAAAAATCATTACCGCTTTAATGTAAAATGTCCGTTAAGAGTTCTACCGTCCTGTAAATTCACCTTAAACCAATAATCACTAGTAGGCATGGGGTTGCCTTTATAGTTGCCATCCCAGCCACTACCAAGTGGATTTAGCGTTGCTAGTAGTTTTCCGGTACGGTCAAAAATTAATATTTCGGTTTCGGGTTGAAAGTCTTCTGAAATGCCCTGCACTTGCCAATACGGATGAAATTGATCGCCGTTAGGCGTAAAATACTTCGGAAAGCCAATGACGGAAATATCCTGTTCTACAATCCCACAATCGTTCTTAATATCTTTTACATACACCGTATGCAGACCAAATGGTGCATTGTCAAACACCGGACTGTCTTGATAGGGGCCTTGAGGGTTATCTAACGCATACTGATATGAGCCTTCACCGGAGACGATTACAGAGATGGTATTATTAGATGTCGCATCGGTGATGTCAATATCCACAAATGAGGCCGTATTTGAAGGGGATACGGTGATGGTTCTATCTTTAAAACAACCGTCGGTTGAGGTTACCCTTACAGAGTAGGTTCCGGGTTCGTTGATTTCAATCTCAATCGTATCTTCACCGGTGGACCAATTGTAATAATAATTGTTGGGAATGTCGTCTATAAATCCGCTACCTAATGTGATGGTCTCTGGAAAGGTATTTAAACAGTAGAATACTTCTTCTTGGGTGATGATGTTGGGCAGTTGAAACACCGTGAGCTCAATACGGCTGATGCCATAACAGGCATTGGCATTTTCTACACGTGCATACACCGTTTGCTCATAAGTAATGGTATTGGTGAAATTGGTGGCTATTGGATTGTCTTCAGTAAGTGCCTCGTCATAGGTTTCGTAATAGGCAATGTCTAAATTGGTAGGAAGTCCAGACAAGATTACGTTTTCTGCATCTTCAAGGTTGAACGTGTATAGGCCATCTTCGGTACCATCATCATCACAAGCTTGTAAAAACGTGTCATTAGATGCGGTAGAGCTGGTTTCTAGTGTAATTTCGGCGGTGTTGACGCATCCTGTTGCAGTATTGGTTACCAGAGCGAAGACTGTTTGCGGATTCATATAGTTTTCAAATATATGATCTACAATGACGTCCTCGTTATTTTGTAAATCCTCGAATGATTCGTAAAAGCGCACCGATCGGTTATCTTCACCATCAGTAATATCTGCAATCACGTCGTTAAGATCATAGGTGGTGTATCCTTCGGGAATGCCGTCTTCATCACACTGAACAATGGAAAGGTCATTGGCCGTCGGGTTGTCAAGCACATTAATCTCGAAGGCCGTATAACCAATACAGCCACTATCATTATCTTGAATACGCACAGTAATCTCCAAAGGCGTAGGGGTGGTATTGGTATAGTTTAAAGGCAGTGCGCCAGAGTTGGATTGCGCGTCTGCTGGGCTTAAAAAGTAAGAGATATCATAATTGATGTCTGGGATGGCAGAGATGATTTCCTGAGTTTTGGTGCTAAAGTCAAAGGTGCTTTGGCCATTGTTGGCATCACCGTCTGACAAGTCATCACAGACCTCAAAAAGCGTTGGCTCGTTAAAGTTGGTAAGTGCCCCAACGAGGATACTGAAGTCATTTAAGATAAAGCAGCCCGTGGTTGTGTTTTCAATTCTAATATACACGTCTTGTGATGCAGAACTGGTATTGAATATGGTTCCTAACGGATTGGTATTGATGTTGGCATCACTTTCAGACGCATGATAACTTACGGTGACATCAGATTCCCCATTAACAATATCCTGGGTTAAGGAGGTAAGATCTACTTGAGTGCTATT
Proteins encoded in this window:
- a CDS encoding type I restriction endonuclease subunit R, which produces MYSQTNEQALEAAIEKTLTGTCLEELKNQGLSVNAVNEDAEVYRTGKGYYIGQPSNFNAHFAIDEQFFWNFLESTQKEALEKLKKQRDWKLKILNRLDRMIKKYGVLHLLKKGLEVDDAHFVLFYESPLASSSKQVKEHFEQNRFSETRQLRYSLDNPREEIDLVLFINGLPIVTMELKNHWTGQNARVHGQHQYKTQRDTKQPLLQFARCVVHFAVDTDEAFMTTKLDGKNTFFLPFNKGNKHGKGNPEIPKGEMGHRTNYLWHEVFTRESLANIIQHFVRLDGKKKDPLQSKTLFFPRYHQMDVVRKIIEDAGKKGVGQTYLIQHSAGSGKSNSITWAAYQLIETYPDNDTVPGSKGIEQPLFDSVIVVTDRRLLDKQIRDNIADFSEVKNIIAPAYSSKELRDSLEQGKKIIITTIQKFPFIIDGIADLSEKRFAVIIDEAHSSQSGSAHDNMNRAMGQQIYEEEETDAQDKIVQAMQSRKMRGNASYLAFTATPKPITLEKFGVKDNEGKFKPFHLYSMKQAIEEGFILDVLANYTTLKSYYEIEKSIEENPLFDSTKAQKKLRSYVEQHQQTINTKAEIILDHFIPKIVNQKKLKGKGKAMVITQSIESAIRYYQSLLRILKDKGNPFKIAIAFSGTKKVDGIEYTEAEMNGFAEKDTRHKFDEDDYRILVVANKYLTGFDQPKLCAMYVDKKLQGVLAVQALSRLNRAATKLGKKTEDVFVLDFFNSTDDIKSSFDPFYTATSLSEATDVNVLHELKTILDYVGVYEWSEVEHFNELFFNKVNAQVLSPIIERAAERFINELELEDDDKADFKIKAKQFVKIYGQMASIMPYEIVNWEKLFWFLKFLIPKLTVKPDAIDGLDELLESVDLSTYGLERVKLNQSIGLDDTESEVTPQNPNPRGAHGSEEEQDPLDLIINSFNERWFQGWEATPEDQRVKFINLTKSIQAHPDFQSKVAENSDQQNKDLAFKKILDEVMSKQRKQELDLYRLYAKDDTFKQAFLDTMKRMASAS
- a CDS encoding peroxiredoxin, producing the protein MSTLRLGDEAPNFTAQTTEGEINFHDWLGEGWGILFSHPADYTPVCTTELGTVARYKPEFDKRNVKVIALSVDGLESHKGWIKDINETQHTTVNFPIIADEDKKVSKLYDMIHPNADSQHTVRSVFVIGPDKKIKLTITYPASTGRNFDELLRIIDSLQLTAYHKVATPANWKSGEDCVIVPSVADADIPKLFPKGHTEVKPYLRVTPQPNMD
- a CDS encoding Brp/Blh family beta-carotene 15,15'-dioxygenase, with the protein product MSIKFRNISIIASFVCLWLSAYLTAELELLLGFFLILSFGLLHGANDIVLFDKVSKFQSKLPYLLILGIYVSIVLLILMLFHWLPMVALGLFVLCSAYHFGEQHWTHKVIDTGATIKNFFYVGYGLFIISLLLLLNSTEVMGIVEEIIQQPLPASALSMLFYAVSGVFIALSAYLLITDPDFRDGAILELVYLLVFAVIFKVSSLIWGFAIYFIFWHSLPSLYDQVTFMYQGFYKATVLAYVKKALPYWLISIVGLLGLYYLFKDLTIFNALFFSFLAAVTLPHSLLIHTMFQRKDGSVKEQ
- a CDS encoding bacteriorhodopsin-like, encoding MKNMLLFADVSSKLDPTDYVGFTFFVGSMAMMAASAFFFLSLSQFDRKWRTSILVSGLITFIAAVHYFYMRDYWFANAESPTFFRYVDWLLTVPLMCVEFYLILKIAGAKQSLMWKLIFASVIMLVTGYFGEAVFMDAAALWGGISGAAYFYIVYEIWFGSAKKLAEAAGDDVLRSHKLLCWFVLVGWAIYPLGYMLGTEGWYTALIGSGSVDVVYNIADAINKIGFGLVIYALAIKKQEANPS